One window of the Leishmania panamensis strain MHOM/PA/94/PSC-1 chromosome 12 sequence genome contains the following:
- a CDS encoding hypothetical protein (TriTrypDB/GeneDB-style sysID: LpmP.12.0320), with protein sequence MVYVRLITPALAGLLDAAVSVPELEEVRLTFMEERLRALVHTQSPSQLEDALWIYLVCQRQLLSRAIHNSQAPDQQHGTNGDAPGAPTTTDTSGCPLPPPLHLPGLITCISDAVRWYCGELPIPTARPAANECQAASQPPPPQETEQAQKPKPTTAPHTMHTSYTSPAVQPGARIDALLRQRQQPIPSPAPSQPAQHPKQVTGPLATVQLALDAFSHFKRATTLRQPRTIALLVRDFVSLWSLIYLCKQLKHHQLRKERLLTSTATAAAGPRDLKRGQNEDLRSLDSAHVNRSPHAHYTDAQPVAVCFHDYDLLLPWGLVQRVLSPSDVSMAAVAARCRSMEESKAGMSSSSSATTAATGPTFALILNPAVTAMDDNPDRLSKNARIDAIDKAASTYYYALLSARAHGQTSGHHCGARSGASIASAAAHQEALRSSLAAVDIGDYGVLDPSRMRVPPYVAGTDGLLSGGVGRGSSRAVSASLETTEKSYALFLRDVSIGFDIQVMTLTGAGVGYYLGYLHGLSSEWCTLYAVVGLVTMMLVDAVLLIIRVGRQDEAVLKARQRIRRQREKLEKDSEKLVQSMQAALSLPAADVTNSTSSFASKATTAMPIADAEEAAAASPQTQADPHTKKNQ encoded by the coding sequence ATGGTCTACGTGCGACTCATCACCCCGGCGCTGGCTGGGCTCCTCGACGCGGCGGTCAGTGTGCCTGAACTAGAGGAAGTTCGTCTCACCTTTATGGAAGAACGCCTGCGTGCTCTTGTACACACGCAGTCACCCTCACAGCTGGAGGACGCACTGTGGATCTACCTGGTCtgtcagcggcagctgctgtcgagAGCCATTCATAACTCTCAAGCCCCGGATCAGCAGCACGGAACGAACGGCGACGCACCCGGAGCCCCGACGACCACCGACACCTCCGGCTGCccgctaccaccaccactccatCTTCCCGGGCTCATAACATGTATCAGTGACGCCGTACGCTGGTACTGTGGCGAGCTGCCGATCCCTACTGCTCGCCCGGCGGCTAATGAGTGCCAAGCAGCgtcacagccgccgccaccgcaagAAACAGAGCAAGCGCAGAAGCCAAAGCCAACGACCGCCCCCCACACCATGCACACCTCTTACACCTCGCCAGCAGTGCAGCCGGGAGCACGGATCGATGCGCTCCTTcgacagcgccagcagcccATCccatcaccagcgccgtcgcagccggcTCAGCACCCCAAGCAGGTCACCGGGCCCCTTGCCACAGTGCAGCTGGCTCTTGATGCATTTTCCCACTTCAAGCGTGCCACCACGCTCCGTCAGCCTCGCACCATCGCCCTCCTTGTCCGCGacttcgtctctctctggaGCCTCATCTACCTGTGCAAGCAGCTGAAGCACCACCAACTGCGAAAGGAGCGTCTGCTAACGAGCACGGCGACCGCAGCCGCTGGCCCTAGGGACCTTAAACGCGGCCAGAACGAAGACTTGAGGAGTCTCGACAGCGCCCACGTCAATCGAAGCCCTCACGCGCACTACACCGATGCCCAGCCCGTCGCGGTGTGCTTTCACGATTAcgatctgctgctgccatggGGCCTCGTCCAGCGTGTATTGTCGCCGTCGGATGTGTCCATGGCAGCCGTAGCAGCGCGATGTCGATCCATGGAAGAGTCCAAGGCAGGCatgtcctcttcctcctctgctacTACAGCCGCCACTGGCCCCACCTTCGCACTCATCCTCAACCCTGCCGTGACGGCCATGGACGACAACCCGGACCGCCTCAGCAAGAATGCACGCATCGATGCAATTGACAAAGCAGCCAGCACGTACTACTACGCCTTGTTGTCAGCTCGGGCGCATGGGCAGACAAGTGGGCACCACTGCGGTGCACGGTCAGGCGCCTCCatcgcgtcagcagcggctcaccaagaggcgctgcgcagctccttgGCCGCAGTGGACATTGGTGACTACGGCGTTCTGGACCCGTCGCGGATGCGCGTGCCACCCTACGTGGCCGGAACGGATGGGTTACTCTCCGGTGGCGTTGGCAGGGGGTCGTCGAGAGCGGTGTCGGCAAGTCTGGAGACGACTGAGAAGTCGTATGCGCTGTTTCTACGTGACGTCTCGATCGGCTTTGACATCCAGGTAATGACCCTTACCGGCGCCGGTGTTGGCTACTATCTGGGCTACCTACACGGGTTGTCGTCGGAGTGGTGTACACTGTACGCCGTGGTCGGCCTTGTGACGATGATGCTGGTGGACGCCGTGCTGCTCATTATTCGAGTAGGACGGCAGGATGAGGCGGTGCTCAAGGCCCGCCAACGGATTCGCCGGCAACGTGAAAAGCTGGAGAAGGATAGCGAGAAGCTCGTACAGTCCATGCAGGCTGCCCTGAGCCTCCCAGCGGCCGACGTTACTAATTCCACTTCCTCCTTCGCTAGCAAGGCAACCACAGCAATGCCCATTGCGGACGCAGaggaagccgccgccgcttctcctcaGACGCAGGCGGACCCACACACCAAGAAGAATCAGTAG